The following are encoded in a window of Arthrobacter antioxidans genomic DNA:
- a CDS encoding GNAT family N-acetyltransferase — translation MLGEADTPDLWGLVNADPVANVFVASHLEATGSAAPSFAGGEVIGMFRHHELRAACWAGVNLVPVGVTDETGAIFGDHLGRSGRTFSSIFGLSEGVMDLWSTLEDYSAEPFDVRPTQPLMAIDTDPLITPAPDLRFTRPEELDRLLPACAAMFEEEVGYSPFIGGSDHYRRRVASLIGRRHSLAAFDDDGTVIFKAELGTVSSQAVQVQGVWVNPDHRGRGLSAAYMAGVVVAARSLAPTVSLYVNSYNARAIAAYKRVGFEQVDTFATILF, via the coding sequence GTGCTCGGCGAAGCCGACACCCCGGACCTCTGGGGCCTCGTCAACGCGGACCCCGTGGCCAACGTCTTCGTCGCCTCGCACCTCGAGGCGACGGGCAGCGCCGCGCCGTCGTTCGCCGGCGGCGAGGTCATCGGGATGTTCCGCCACCACGAGCTCCGCGCCGCCTGCTGGGCCGGGGTCAACCTCGTCCCGGTCGGCGTGACCGACGAGACCGGCGCCATCTTCGGCGACCACCTCGGCCGCTCGGGGCGCACCTTCTCCTCGATCTTCGGCCTGTCCGAGGGTGTGATGGACCTGTGGTCCACGCTCGAGGACTACAGCGCGGAGCCGTTCGACGTCCGGCCCACCCAGCCGCTCATGGCCATCGACACGGACCCCCTCATCACCCCCGCACCCGATCTGCGCTTCACGCGTCCCGAGGAACTCGACCGCCTGCTGCCCGCCTGTGCCGCGATGTTCGAGGAGGAAGTGGGCTACTCGCCGTTCATCGGCGGGTCCGACCACTACCGCCGGCGGGTCGCCTCCCTGATCGGCCGCCGGCATTCGCTCGCCGCGTTCGACGACGACGGCACCGTGATCTTCAAGGCCGAACTCGGCACCGTGTCCTCGCAGGCCGTCCAGGTGCAGGGGGTCTGGGTGAACCCCGACCACCGCGGCCGGGGGCTCAGCGCCGCCTACATGGCCGGCGTCGTCGTCGCCGCCCGCTCCCTCGCGCCCACCGTGAGCCTCTACGTGAACTCGTACAACGCGCGCGCCATCGCGGCCTACAAGCGCGTGGGCTTCGAGCAGGTGGACACCTTCGCGACGATCCTCTTCTGA
- the ispG gene encoding flavodoxin-dependent (E)-4-hydroxy-3-methylbut-2-enyl-diphosphate synthase, protein MTSVNLGMPAAPPPVLAPRRKTRQIKVGSVGVGSDSPISIQSMTTTPTTDINATLQQIAELTATGCDIVRVACPSADDAAALPIIAKKSQIPVIADIHFQPKYVFAAIDAGCAAVRVNPGNIRKFDDQVKQIADAAKAAGTSIRIGVNAGSLDPRLMEKYGKATPEALVESAVWEASLFEEHDFHDFKISVKHNDPVIMVRAYELLAERGDWPLHLGVTEAGPAFQGTIKSATAFGALLSKGIGDTIRVSLSAPPVEEIKVGNQILQSLNLRPRKLEIVSCPSCGRAQVDVYTLAEEVTAGLEGMEVPLRVAVMGCVVNGPGEAREADLGVASGNGKGQIFVRGEVIKTVPEDQIVETLIEEAMRLAEEMGEADGETAGQGGPMVTVS, encoded by the coding sequence TTGACCTCGGTCAACCTAGGAATGCCAGCAGCACCGCCGCCCGTCCTCGCTCCCCGGCGCAAGACCCGCCAGATCAAGGTCGGCTCGGTAGGGGTCGGATCCGATTCCCCGATCAGCATCCAGTCGATGACGACGACGCCGACCACGGACATCAACGCGACCCTCCAGCAGATCGCCGAACTGACGGCCACCGGCTGCGACATCGTCCGGGTCGCCTGCCCCTCGGCGGACGACGCCGCGGCACTGCCGATCATCGCGAAGAAGTCCCAGATCCCGGTGATCGCGGACATCCACTTCCAGCCGAAGTACGTGTTCGCCGCGATCGACGCCGGCTGCGCGGCCGTCCGCGTCAACCCGGGCAACATCCGCAAGTTCGACGACCAGGTCAAGCAGATCGCCGACGCCGCGAAGGCCGCCGGCACCTCGATCCGCATCGGTGTCAACGCGGGATCCCTCGACCCGCGCCTCATGGAGAAGTACGGGAAGGCCACCCCGGAGGCGCTCGTCGAATCGGCCGTCTGGGAGGCGTCCCTGTTCGAGGAGCACGACTTCCACGATTTCAAGATCTCCGTGAAGCACAACGACCCCGTGATCATGGTCCGGGCGTACGAGCTCCTCGCCGAGCGCGGCGACTGGCCCCTGCACCTCGGCGTGACCGAGGCCGGGCCGGCCTTCCAGGGCACCATCAAGTCCGCCACCGCGTTCGGCGCGCTCCTGTCCAAGGGCATCGGCGACACCATCCGCGTCTCCCTCTCCGCACCGCCGGTCGAGGAGATCAAGGTGGGCAACCAGATCCTCCAGTCCCTCAACCTGCGCCCCCGCAAGCTCGAGATCGTGTCCTGCCCCTCGTGCGGCCGGGCGCAGGTGGACGTCTACACGCTCGCCGAGGAAGTGACCGCCGGCCTCGAAGGCATGGAGGTCCCGCTGCGCGTGGCCGTGATGGGCTGCGTCGTCAACGGACCCGGTGAGGCACGCGAGGCCGACCTCGGCGTCGCCTCCGGCAACGGCAAGGGACAGATCTTCGTCAGGGGCGAGGTCATCAAGACCGTGCCCGAGGACCAGATCGTGGAGACGCTGATCGAGGAAGCCATGCGGCTCGCGGAGGAGATGGGGGAGGCTGATGGCGAAACTGCTGGCCAGGGTGGCCCCATGGTTACCGTTAGCTAG
- a CDS encoding YciI family protein, with protein sequence MSIFAVEYVYNPDHDHLRVEHRPAHRQWLEGLVGDGRVLASGPFADGTGALLLFASATEADLNQLVSEDPFAQAGAISAVKTTAWNPVIGAFRDLV encoded by the coding sequence ATGAGTATCTTCGCCGTCGAGTACGTATACAACCCCGACCACGACCACCTCCGCGTCGAGCACCGCCCGGCACACCGCCAATGGCTCGAAGGACTCGTCGGCGACGGCCGCGTCCTCGCCTCCGGTCCCTTCGCCGACGGCACCGGGGCGCTCCTGCTCTTCGCCTCCGCGACCGAGGCCGATCTCAACCAGCTCGTGAGCGAGGACCCGTTCGCGCAGGCCGGGGCGATCTCCGCCGTCAAGACCACCGCGTGGAACCCCGTGATCGGAGCCTTCAGGGACCTCGTGTGA
- a CDS encoding proline--tRNA ligase has product MVLRLSTLFLRTLRDDPADAEVASHRLLVRAGYIRRAAPGIYSWLPLGLKVLARVEGIIREEMEAMGAQEVHFPALLPREPYETTNRWTEYGEGLFRLQDRKGADYLLAPTHEEMFTLLVKDLYSSYKDLPLSLFQIQTKYRDEARPRAGLLRGREFIMKDSYSFDIDDEGLEASYQLHRAAYLRIFERLGLEVIPVMATAGAMGGSKSEEFLHPTPIGEDTFVRSAGGYTANVEAVTTVVPDAVDHSDAPAAEVRDTPDTPTIETLVAAANAMAVREDRPWTAADTLKNVVLAAVLPTGAREIVVVGVPGDRTVDLKRIEANIAGHLETGGEVAVEAATEDDLKKHPGLVKGYIGPGLTPDAAVLGAESATGLRYLVDPRVVSGTAWITGANEHGKHVFGLVAGRDFTWDGVVEAVEVREGDEAPDGSGPLVAARGIEMGHIFQLGRKYADALGLKVLDRNGKLATVTMGSYGVGVTRALAALAEANHDDRGIIWPRNVAPADVHIVATGKGTEVFEAAEKLAAELESSGLTVLYDDRPKVSPGVKFGDAELIGVPTIVVVGRGLADGVLEVKDRRTGEAQNVAVDEAAALLRELTAH; this is encoded by the coding sequence GTGGTCTTACGACTCTCGACCCTTTTCCTGCGCACCCTGCGTGACGATCCAGCCGACGCCGAAGTCGCCAGCCACCGCCTCCTGGTCCGGGCCGGCTACATCCGGCGCGCGGCCCCCGGCATCTACAGCTGGCTGCCCCTGGGCCTGAAGGTCCTCGCCCGCGTGGAGGGGATCATCCGCGAGGAGATGGAGGCCATGGGCGCCCAGGAGGTCCACTTCCCGGCGCTGCTGCCCAGGGAGCCCTACGAGACGACGAACCGCTGGACCGAGTACGGCGAGGGCCTGTTCCGGCTCCAGGACCGCAAGGGAGCTGACTACCTCCTGGCGCCGACGCACGAGGAGATGTTCACGCTGCTCGTGAAGGACCTGTACAGCTCGTACAAGGACCTGCCGCTGAGCCTGTTCCAGATCCAGACCAAGTACCGCGACGAGGCACGCCCGCGGGCCGGGCTCCTCCGTGGACGCGAGTTCATCATGAAGGACTCCTACTCCTTCGACATCGACGACGAGGGACTCGAGGCCAGCTACCAGCTCCACCGGGCGGCCTACCTGCGCATCTTCGAGCGGCTGGGCCTCGAGGTCATCCCCGTGATGGCGACCGCCGGCGCGATGGGCGGCTCGAAGAGCGAGGAGTTCCTGCACCCCACGCCCATCGGCGAGGACACCTTCGTCCGCTCGGCCGGCGGCTACACCGCGAACGTCGAGGCCGTCACCACCGTGGTCCCCGACGCCGTCGACCACTCGGATGCTCCGGCGGCCGAGGTGCGCGACACCCCGGACACGCCGACCATCGAGACGCTCGTGGCCGCCGCCAATGCCATGGCCGTCCGTGAGGACCGTCCCTGGACCGCCGCGGACACCCTGAAGAACGTCGTCCTCGCCGCCGTCCTGCCCACCGGGGCGCGCGAGATCGTCGTCGTCGGTGTGCCCGGCGACCGCACCGTGGACCTCAAGCGCATCGAGGCGAACATCGCGGGCCATCTGGAGACCGGCGGTGAGGTGGCCGTCGAGGCCGCCACCGAGGACGACCTCAAGAAGCACCCGGGGCTCGTGAAGGGCTACATCGGCCCGGGCCTGACGCCTGACGCCGCCGTCCTCGGGGCCGAGTCCGCCACGGGCCTGCGCTACCTCGTGGACCCCCGCGTGGTCAGCGGCACCGCATGGATCACGGGTGCCAACGAGCACGGGAAGCACGTGTTCGGCCTGGTCGCCGGCCGCGACTTCACCTGGGACGGCGTGGTCGAGGCCGTCGAGGTGCGCGAGGGCGACGAGGCTCCCGACGGCTCGGGACCGCTGGTCGCGGCCCGCGGCATCGAGATGGGGCACATCTTCCAGCTCGGACGGAAGTACGCCGACGCGCTGGGCCTGAAGGTCCTCGACCGCAACGGCAAGCTCGCCACGGTGACCATGGGCTCCTACGGCGTCGGCGTGACGCGCGCCCTCGCGGCCCTCGCCGAGGCGAACCACGACGACCGCGGCATCATCTGGCCCCGCAACGTGGCGCCCGCCGACGTGCACATCGTCGCCACCGGCAAGGGCACCGAGGTCTTCGAGGCCGCCGAGAAGCTCGCGGCGGAGCTCGAGTCCTCCGGCCTGACCGTGCTGTACGACGACCGCCCCAAGGTCTCCCCGGGGGTGAAGTTCGGCGACGCCGAGCTCATCGGCGTGCCCACCATCGTCGTCGTCGGGCGCGGGCTCGCGGACGGCGTGCTCGAGGTCAAGGACCGGCGCACCGGCGAGGCGCAGAACGTGGCCGTCGACGAGGCCGCCGCGCTGCTGCGCGAACTCACCGCGCACTGA
- a CDS encoding DUF4439 domain-containing protein: MKRAETDRQRAGGGRRGSRAGRLARRSAGLAGLFAVMLLVVGVGLGVRAPEPPARVYSVSEQAQLDAEHRYRSAADRARTTAADPGLAPAAAAELAAAAEDLDEQADAVALPRSPGPTAEDGSPPRTSPVPDGRPGGSGPAADPGAGTGTRTAGDAAASAAPADAPAVLAILRDSALLSLRDAARADPGPGRVLAAAGVNQWRHTLRLGQALGADPGLPAPGALSAVDLAAGTGPFADLPEQTEPAEPLGGAPAAPAECAGTAVGPEADRLALLGARTAEDQARYAYEVAAALLPEPARALDAASTHREAADAASDRLAALCVPADPTPAGYAIGPDFRADPLAATRAIEQEHAELYAGLIATVGPETRAWAVTSFSAAAQRSIEAGTPLEALPGLAGSTPTSAATPDPAPVHQTEQPRG, encoded by the coding sequence ATGAAGCGCGCGGAGACGGACAGGCAGCGGGCCGGCGGAGGGCGCCGCGGATCCCGCGCAGGACGCCTGGCGCGGCGGTCGGCGGGCCTTGCCGGTCTCTTCGCCGTGATGCTGCTCGTGGTCGGCGTCGGACTGGGCGTGCGGGCCCCGGAGCCGCCGGCGCGCGTCTACTCCGTCTCCGAACAGGCACAGCTCGACGCCGAACACCGCTACCGTTCCGCGGCCGACCGGGCGCGCACCACGGCGGCCGACCCCGGGCTGGCCCCGGCGGCCGCCGCGGAACTGGCAGCGGCCGCCGAGGACCTAGACGAGCAGGCGGACGCCGTCGCCCTGCCGCGCTCCCCCGGCCCGACGGCGGAGGACGGTTCCCCGCCCCGCACCAGCCCGGTTCCGGACGGACGGCCGGGCGGCTCGGGTCCCGCGGCGGACCCGGGAGCGGGCACGGGTACCCGCACGGCCGGCGACGCCGCTGCCTCCGCGGCACCGGCCGACGCGCCCGCCGTCCTGGCGATCCTGCGCGACAGCGCACTCCTGAGCCTCCGGGACGCGGCCCGCGCGGACCCCGGTCCCGGCCGCGTGCTCGCCGCCGCCGGCGTCAACCAGTGGCGGCACACCCTCCGGCTCGGCCAGGCCCTGGGGGCCGACCCCGGGCTGCCCGCACCGGGCGCGCTGTCCGCCGTGGACCTCGCCGCCGGCACCGGCCCGTTCGCGGACCTGCCAGAACAGACGGAACCGGCAGAACCGCTCGGTGGTGCACCCGCGGCGCCCGCGGAGTGCGCCGGGACCGCGGTCGGCCCCGAGGCCGACCGCCTGGCCCTCCTCGGCGCGCGGACCGCGGAGGACCAGGCCCGGTACGCGTACGAGGTCGCCGCGGCGCTGCTCCCGGAGCCCGCACGGGCGCTGGACGCGGCGTCCACCCACCGGGAGGCGGCGGACGCCGCATCCGATCGCCTCGCCGCCCTGTGCGTTCCCGCGGACCCGACGCCGGCGGGCTATGCGATCGGACCGGACTTCCGCGCCGATCCGCTCGCCGCGACGCGCGCCATCGAACAGGAGCACGCCGAGCTCTACGCGGGCCTCATCGCGACGGTCGGTCCGGAGACCCGGGCGTGGGCCGTCACCTCGTTCAGCGCCGCCGCCCAGCGCAGTATCGAGGCCGGCACCCCCCTGGAAGCGCTCCCCGGACTGGCCGGCAGCACCCCGACGTCGGCAGCCACCCCGGACCCGGCTCCCGTGCACCAGACGGAGCAGCCCCGTGGCTAG
- a CDS encoding sulfite exporter TauE/SafE family protein, whose amino-acid sequence MGGSGLEELHLATILLVLVAGYAAGWVDAVVGGGGLLQLPALLLVPGIAPVEALATNKMGSIFGTTTSAITYYRRAHPDLRTALPMAGVALMGSFGGAVLASSLPSSVFKPIIVVALIAVAVFTALKPTVGTLTELRYQGARHYGTACAIGLVIGFYDGLIGPGTGSFLIIAMVTLLGYNFLGASAKAKIVNMATNFGALMFFLPSGSLLWGLGLLLGVANMAGGYTGSRMAISQGSRFIRIVFLLVVGALIVKLGYDVWVENVRPLVAGG is encoded by the coding sequence TTGGGAGGTTCGGGACTCGAGGAGCTGCACCTCGCCACGATCCTGCTGGTGCTCGTCGCCGGATACGCCGCCGGTTGGGTGGACGCCGTCGTAGGCGGCGGAGGCCTGCTGCAGCTGCCGGCGCTGCTCCTCGTCCCCGGCATCGCGCCCGTGGAGGCCCTGGCCACCAACAAGATGGGATCCATCTTCGGCACGACGACGAGCGCCATCACCTACTACCGGCGCGCCCATCCGGACCTGCGGACGGCGCTGCCGATGGCGGGAGTGGCCCTCATGGGCAGCTTCGGCGGGGCCGTGCTGGCGTCCTCGCTGCCGTCGTCGGTCTTCAAGCCGATCATCGTGGTGGCGCTCATCGCCGTCGCGGTGTTCACCGCGCTGAAGCCCACCGTCGGGACGCTCACCGAGCTGCGGTACCAGGGGGCCCGGCACTACGGGACGGCGTGTGCGATCGGGCTCGTCATCGGCTTCTACGACGGACTGATCGGCCCCGGCACCGGGTCCTTCCTGATCATCGCGATGGTCACGCTGCTGGGCTACAACTTCCTCGGCGCCAGTGCGAAGGCCAAGATCGTGAACATGGCGACCAACTTCGGCGCCCTCATGTTCTTCCTGCCCAGCGGGTCCCTCCTGTGGGGCCTCGGGCTGCTGCTGGGCGTCGCGAACATGGCCGGCGGCTACACCGGCTCGCGCATGGCCATCAGCCAGGGCAGCCGCTTCATCAGGATCGTGTTCCTCCTCGTCGTCGGCGCCCTGATCGTCAAGCTCGGCTACGACGTGTGGGTCGAGAACGTCCGCCCGCTGGTGGCAGGAGGCTGA
- a CDS encoding YlxR family protein — MDAHPIRTCVGCRRRDRQSHVMRVVARPIDGQIAAVIDERRRLSGRGAWLHPDPACMETAVKRKAFNRAFRGPVDTAQFAASFHAYLERRDGRSDSAPSSLKAGQHPYGNPMSTQR; from the coding sequence ATGGACGCACATCCGATACGCACCTGCGTGGGATGCCGCCGGCGGGACCGCCAGTCACACGTGATGCGGGTTGTTGCACGACCGATCGACGGCCAGATTGCCGCCGTCATCGATGAGCGGCGCCGGTTATCCGGACGGGGTGCTTGGCTGCACCCCGACCCGGCATGCATGGAAACAGCCGTCAAGCGGAAAGCCTTCAACAGGGCCTTCCGCGGGCCGGTGGACACTGCGCAGTTCGCAGCGTCCTTCCACGCATACCTGGAGCGTCGAGACGGACGCTCCGATTCAGCACCGTCCTCCCTGAAAGCGGGTCAGCACCCTTATGGAAACCCGATGAGCACCCAGCGATGA
- the nusA gene encoding transcription termination factor NusA, with protein sequence MDIDMSALRLLEHEREIPLDKLVPTIEQALLIAYHRSPGSHETARAELDRRTGHVTIWATEKDEDGAPVGEFDDTPTGFGRIAASTARQVILQRLRDAEDDNILGEFRGKEGELVAGMIQQGTNPHMIQVNLGSVEAVLPPPEQVPGEKYLHGTRLRAFVVDVHRGMKGPSITLSRSHPGLVRKLFELEVPEIADRTVEIVALAREAGHRTKIAVKANIPGVNAKGACIGEMGSRVRAVMNELNDEKIDIVDYNDDAAAFIASSLSPSRVTSVTITDEATRSARVVVPDYQLSLAIGKEGQNARLAAKLTGWRIDIVSDAAQQASAAKA encoded by the coding sequence ATGGATATTGATATGAGCGCGCTGAGACTCCTCGAGCACGAGCGCGAGATCCCCCTCGACAAGCTGGTTCCCACGATCGAGCAGGCACTGCTGATCGCCTACCACCGCTCGCCCGGCTCGCACGAGACCGCCCGCGCCGAGCTCGACCGCCGGACCGGGCACGTCACCATCTGGGCCACCGAGAAGGACGAGGACGGGGCGCCCGTCGGCGAGTTCGACGACACGCCCACCGGGTTCGGACGCATCGCGGCGAGCACCGCGCGCCAGGTCATCCTCCAGCGCCTGCGTGACGCCGAGGACGACAACATCCTCGGGGAGTTCCGCGGCAAGGAGGGCGAACTCGTCGCCGGCATGATCCAGCAGGGCACCAACCCGCACATGATCCAGGTGAACCTCGGCTCGGTGGAGGCGGTCCTCCCGCCGCCGGAGCAGGTGCCGGGGGAGAAGTACCTGCACGGCACCCGGTTGCGCGCGTTCGTGGTCGACGTGCACCGCGGCATGAAGGGGCCCTCCATCACGCTGTCCCGCTCGCACCCCGGCCTCGTGCGCAAGCTCTTCGAGCTGGAGGTGCCCGAGATCGCCGACAGGACCGTCGAGATCGTCGCCCTCGCCCGCGAAGCCGGACACCGCACCAAGATCGCGGTCAAGGCGAACATCCCGGGCGTCAATGCCAAGGGGGCCTGTATCGGCGAGATGGGCAGCCGCGTGCGCGCGGTCATGAACGAACTGAACGACGAGAAGATCGACATCGTGGACTACAACGACGACGCCGCCGCCTTCATCGCCAGCTCGCTCTCGCCGTCGCGCGTGACCTCCGTGACGATCACCGACGAAGCCACCCGCTCCGCGCGCGTCGTCGTCCCGGACTACCAGCTGTCCCTCGCGATCGGCAAGGAAGGCCAGAACGCCCGCCTCGCCGCCAAGCTCACGGGCTGGCGGATCGACATCGTGTCCGACGCCGCGCAGCAGGCCTCCGCGGCGAAGGCCTAG
- the rimP gene encoding ribosome maturation factor RimP, whose amino-acid sequence MAVRSGNENHASTRRSASEVELQAEAQRLWTRLKPVVDQHNLYLEDVEVKIAGSHRTVHIVVDLPEETTGSVGFDVISAISTDLSAAMDSLEDDDRPYNLEVSSPGVSRPLTEPRHWRRNVGRMVEVKPVTGDAVLGRLQDVSDTGIRLLPQLPVKKGMKPKQGDPLALEFSKIRKGTVQVEFAHLEDEHHDDSDGADPEISGAVHHA is encoded by the coding sequence ATGGCGGTCCGGTCCGGGAACGAAAATCATGCCTCGACCCGCAGGTCGGCCTCAGAGGTCGAACTGCAGGCCGAAGCGCAGCGCCTCTGGACCAGACTGAAGCCGGTGGTCGACCAGCACAACCTCTATCTGGAGGACGTCGAAGTCAAGATCGCCGGGTCCCATCGCACGGTCCACATCGTCGTGGACCTGCCCGAGGAGACCACGGGGAGCGTCGGTTTCGATGTGATCTCCGCCATCTCGACGGACCTCTCCGCAGCGATGGACAGCCTGGAGGACGACGACCGTCCGTACAACCTCGAAGTCTCGTCACCCGGGGTCTCCCGTCCCCTCACCGAACCGCGGCACTGGCGCCGCAACGTGGGGCGCATGGTCGAGGTGAAGCCCGTGACCGGCGACGCCGTCCTCGGCCGCCTGCAGGACGTATCGGACACCGGGATCCGGCTGCTGCCGCAGCTGCCGGTCAAGAAGGGCATGAAGCCCAAGCAGGGCGATCCGCTCGCCCTCGAGTTTTCCAAGATCCGCAAGGGGACCGTGCAGGTCGAATTCGCGCATCTCGAGGATGAACACCACGATGACAGCGATGGGGCCGATCCGGAGATCTCCGGCGCCGTGCACCACGCGTAA
- a CDS encoding aminoglycoside phosphotransferase family protein, whose amino-acid sequence MASEAGAGGRSTAPDRVTALPDLPPALVRSAATIDGGARWTRAWHGLLADRLDAWDLALDLQPGQAAWAGRCAVVVPVLRRDSDAPHAVLKLSIPHDEALPEPDALELWDGTGAVRLLASSRPEYALLLQRLDGDHSLRDVPLDETPAPWGEVLRRLCLRAGTSAPWAAFPHLASEAEQWTDTLPAQWDELGEPFPRWLMEAALEVCQSRGVIGRRSERDVLVHTDLHYDNLLPTSPDRLGDFVAIDPKPVLGDAEYAVAPMLWNRLDELDAGDPAGHLQAHCRALAEAAGLDAELARGWTVVREVRNALSYLGHGLPGDAQRSLWVASSVLGRTLDGLPPVGALPSL is encoded by the coding sequence GTGGCTAGCGAAGCCGGCGCGGGCGGACGGTCCACGGCCCCCGACCGGGTCACGGCTCTCCCGGATCTCCCGCCGGCCCTCGTCCGGTCCGCGGCGACGATCGACGGCGGCGCCCGATGGACGCGCGCCTGGCACGGTCTGCTGGCGGACAGACTCGACGCCTGGGACCTGGCCCTCGACCTCCAGCCCGGGCAGGCCGCGTGGGCCGGGCGGTGCGCCGTCGTCGTGCCGGTACTGCGCCGCGACAGTGATGCGCCCCACGCCGTCCTCAAACTGAGCATCCCCCACGATGAAGCCCTGCCCGAGCCCGACGCGCTGGAGCTGTGGGACGGGACGGGCGCGGTCCGCCTGCTGGCGTCGTCTCGCCCCGAATACGCCCTGCTGCTGCAGCGTCTCGACGGGGACCACTCGCTGCGGGACGTGCCGCTCGACGAGACGCCCGCACCGTGGGGCGAGGTCCTGCGGCGGCTCTGCCTCCGGGCAGGCACGAGCGCACCCTGGGCGGCCTTCCCCCACCTGGCGTCCGAGGCCGAGCAGTGGACGGACACGCTCCCCGCACAATGGGACGAGCTCGGCGAACCGTTCCCGCGCTGGCTCATGGAGGCCGCGCTGGAGGTCTGCCAGTCGCGCGGGGTCATCGGCCGACGGTCGGAGCGCGACGTCCTCGTGCACACGGACCTGCACTACGACAACCTCCTTCCGACGTCGCCGGACCGGCTCGGGGACTTCGTCGCGATCGACCCGAAGCCCGTGCTGGGTGACGCGGAGTACGCGGTGGCGCCCATGCTGTGGAACAGGCTCGACGAGCTCGACGCCGGCGATCCTGCCGGTCACCTGCAGGCGCACTGCCGGGCGCTGGCGGAGGCCGCGGGCCTCGACGCGGAGCTGGCCCGGGGCTGGACCGTGGTCCGCGAGGTCCGCAATGCGCTGTCCTACCTCGGCCACGGCCTCCCCGGGGACGCGCAGCGGTCGCTGTGGGTGGCGAGCTCCGTCCTGGGCCGGACGCTGGACGGCCTGCCGCCGGTCGGAGCGCTGCCGTCCCTCTGA